In Bradyrhizobium paxllaeri, the genomic stretch CGACGAAGGGGAAGCGGCCGACGCGGATCTCGCGGCCGCCTTCTTTCGCCTTGGCTTCGGTCAGGCCCACAGAGGCGATCTGCGGGTGGCAGTAGGTGCAGCCGGGAATGAGGTTCTTGTCCATGGCGTGCGGATGCAGGCCCTTGATCGCCTCGATGCAGACCACGCCCTCGTGCTCGGCCTTGTGGGCGAGCATCGGAGGGCCGGCGACATCGCCAATAGCGTAGATGCCGGGGACATTGGTCTTGCCGTAGCCGTCGATCACGACAACGCCGCGGTCGGTCTTGACGCCGACCTTCTCCAACCCGAGGCCCTCGACATTGCCGACCACGCCGACCGCGGAAATCACCCGTTCGAATTCGACCGTCTGCGGCTTCTTGCCGTCGTCGATGGTGGCGACGACGCTGTCGGCCTTCTTCTCCAGTTTCGTCACCTTGGTGTTGGAGAGGATCTTGATGCCCATCTTCTCGAAGCGTTTTTGCGCAAGGCCCGCGATCTCCGCGTCCTCGACGGGCAGGATCTGCGGCAGTACCTCGACCACGGTGACGTCGGCGCCCATGGTGTGAAAGAACGACGCAAACTCGATGCCGATCGCGCCGGAGCCGACCACCAGCAGCGACTTCGGCATCCGATCCGGCACCATCGCCTCGAAATAGGTCCAGACCAGCTTCTTGTCAGGCTCGAGCCCCGGCAGCACGCGCGGCCGCGCGCCGGTGGCGATGATGATGTGCTTGGCCTGATAGGCGCCCTCGCCCAGCGTCCCCTTCGGCGCTTCGACGGCGGACTTCTTCACGGTCACCTTGCCGGGCGCATCGATCGAGGCGTCGCCCCAGATCACCGTGACCTTGTTCTTCCTCATCAGGAAGCCGACGCCGTCGTTCAGCCGCTTCGAGACGCCGCGCGAGCGCTGCACCACGGCTTTCGGATCGAACGAGACCTTCTCGGCGGAAAGGCCGTAATCCTTGGCGTGCTGCATGTAGTGGTAGATTTCCGCCGAGCGCAAAAGCGCCTTGGTCGGGATGCAGCCCCAGTTCAGGCAGATGCCGCCGAGATAGGATTTTTCGATGATCGCGGTCTTGAAGCCGAGTTGCGCCGCACGGATCGCGGTGACGTAGCCGCCGGGGCCGGAGCCGATGATGATGACGTCGAAGGATGTGTCGGCCATTGGCTACTCGCTCGTTCCCATCGTGCGCCCGGACTTGCTGCCTATGTCGTCATTGCGAGGAGCCCTTGCGACGAAGCAATCCAGCCTGCCGGTGGTGAGATGGATTGCTTCGCTGCGCTCGCAATGACGGTGCGGGTTACCTCGCCTCACACCATCATCATGACAGGATTTTCGATCAACTGCTTGAACGCGCCGATCAGCTCGGCGCCGAGCGCGCCGTCGATGGCGCGGTGATCGCAGGACAGCGTCACGCTCATCATCTGCGCGATCTCGATCTTGCCGTCGCGGACCACGGGGCGCTCCTCGCTGGTGCCAACGGCGAGGATCGTCGCATGCGGCGGATTGATCACGGCGGTGAAGTGGTTGATGCCGTACATGCCCAGATTCGACACCGCGGTGGTGCCGCCCTGATATTCCTCCGGCTTCAGCTTGCGCGCCCGCGCGCGCGCCGCAAAATCCTTCATCTCGGAAGAGATGGTCGACAGCGTCTTGGTCTCCGCCTTGCGGATGATCGGCGTGATCAGGCCGCCGGGCATCGCCACGGCCACACCGATGTCGGAATGCTTGTGCTTGAGCATGCCGCCTTCGGTCCAGCTCACGTTGCAATTCGGAATCCTTTGCAGCGCCACCGCCATCGCCTTGATGACGAAGTCGTTGACCGAGAGCTTGTAGGCGGGCTTCTTTTCCTTGTCCTTCGGTGCAGCCGCGTTGATCTCCTCGCGCGCCACAAGCAGCTTGCCGATGTCGCAGTCCATCGTCAGGTAGAACACCGGCACGGTCTGCACCGAGGCGGTGAGACGCTGGGCAATCGTGCGGCGCATGCCGTCATGCGGCACGATCTCGTAGGCCCCTTCTTCGAACAGCGCCAGGATCTGCTTATCCGACATCGACGGCGCGAGGGCCGGGCCCGCCGCAGGCGCGGCGCCCGGAGCCTTCAGGCCCTTGCCGGATTTCGCGTCCTCGACGTCGCGCGCGACGACGCGGCCATGCGGGCCGGAGCCGGTGATGCGCGAGAGATCGATGCCGGCGTCCTTGGCGAGACGGCGGGCCAAGGGCGATGAGAAGATGCGGGCGTGACCGTTGCCCTTGGATGGCGCCGCCGCTGCTTGAGGCGCCGGTGCGGGCGCTGCCGCCGGGGCAGGCGCAGGTGCTGCAGCGGCAGGCTTCGGCGCCTCCTTGGGAGCCTCGGCGGGTTTTGCTGCGGGCGCAGCGCCGGCACCGGCACTCGCCGCCTTCACGTCCTCGCCGTCACCAGCCATGACCGCGATCACGTCGTTGACCGGAACGTCCTGCGTGCCCTCGGGCACCAGGATCTTGGCGATGGTGCCCTCGTCGACCGCCTCGACCTCCATCGTCGCCTTGTCGGTCTCGATCTCCGCGATCACGTCGCCGGACTTGACCTTGTCGCCCTCTTTCTTGAGCCACTTGGCAAGGTTGCCCTTTTCCATAGTGGGCGACAGCGCGGGCATCAAAATGTTGATCGGCATTGTCAGTGACCTTGTTGCGACCGCGGCGTGGTGGAGCCCGTGTCGGTCGGCCGGTTGATTTCGGCTTCGAACATATCGACGATGCGCGCGAGCGCCTCGTCCTCGGTGTAGCCGCTCTCGCGCGCATAGGCGCGGGCAGCGTGGCGGGCGATATCGACCAGCATCAAGCCCCACATGTCAGGCTCCTCGAAAGCGCGCTGGAACGCGATCGAGAGCCCGCCATCGACGACGAACGCTCGCAGGACCTCGACGGCATCGTCACGGCCCATGACGTCGGGCGGCAACGGCTGTTCGCTGGGACCGGCCATCTGGGCCTACCGATACGAAACGGCCTTGGCGGCCGCGACCACCTCGGCGACGGACGGCAATGCCAGCTTTTCGAGGTTGGCCGCATAGGGCATCGGCACGTCCTTGCCGGACACCCGCGCCACCGGCGCATCGAGATAGTCGAAGGCGTGCTCCATGATGCGGGCGGCAATCTCGGCGCCGACGCCGGACTGCTGCCAGCCCTCCTCCACCGTCACCGCGCGGCCGGTCTTCTGTACGGAGGCGATGATCGTTTCGGTATCCATCGGGCGCAGCGTGCGCAGATCGATCACCTCGGCCTCGATGCCTTCCTTGGCGAGTTCGTCCGCGGCCTTCAGCGCATAGGTCATGCCCATCGACCAGGAGACGATGGTGACGTCCTTGCCCTTGCGCACCACGCGCGCCTTGCCGATCGGCACGACGTAGTCGTCGAGCTTCGGCACCTCACCGGTGTGGCCGTAGAGCACCTCGTTTTCGAGGAAGATCACCGGGTTGGGATCGCGGATCGCGGCCTTGAGCAGCCCCTTGTAGTCGGCGGCCGAGAACGGCGCGATCACCTTCAAGCCCGGGATCTGCGAGTACCAGGCCGAGTAATCCTGGCTGTGCTGGGCGGCGACGCGGGCAGCGGCGCCGTTCGGCCCGCGGAACACGATCGAGCAGCCCATCTGGCCGCCCGACATGTACAGCGTCTTGGCCGCGGAGTTGATGATCTGGTCGATCGCCTGCATGGCGAAGTTGAAGGTCATGAACTCGACGATCGGCTTCAGCCCCGTCATCGCCGCACCGACGCCGACGCCGGCAAAGCCGTGCTCGGTGATCGGCGTATCGATCACGCGCCGCGCGCCGAACTCCTGCAGCAGTCCCTGAGTGACCTTGTAGGCGCCCTGATATTCTGCGACTTCCTCGCCCATGATGAAGACGTCGCCGTCGCGTCGCATTTCTTCGGCCATCGCATCGCGCAGGGCCTCTCGGATGGTCTGGGTAATGAATTCGGTTCCGGCGGGCACTTCCGGCTCCGGCTCGCTGACGGACACCGGCGCTGTCGGATGATGTGCGGCCTTGGGCTGGGGCGCTTCCGCCTTCGCTTCTACCGGCGGCGCTGATTCCGCGGCCCTGGCAGCGGGCGCCGGCGCCTTCGCGAGTTCGGCCGCGTTCTCGCCATCAGCGAGGATCATCGCGATCGGCGTGTTCACCGCGACGTCGGCGGTGCCTTCCGGAATCAAAATCTTGCCGAGCGTGCCCTCATCGGTCGCCTCGACTTCCATCGTCGCCTTGTCGGTCTCGATCTCGGCGATGACATCGCCCGACTTGATGGTCTCGCCTTCCTTTTTCAGCCATTTGGCGAGGTTGCCCTTCTCCATCGTGGGCGACAGCGCAGGCATCAGAACTTGAATCGGCATGGTAGCTCCGGATACTTTTGGGGCTTGCGCTTAGCGGTAGATGTCGGTCCAGAGTTCGGACACATCGGGCTCGGGATCGCGCTGGGCGAAATCGGCTGAGGCGTTGACGATCTCGCGGACCTCGGCGTCGATCTTCTTTAATTCCTCTTCGGTGACCTTGGCAGCCAGCAGGCGGCTGCGCACCTGCTCGATGGGGTCGGAGTCGTGCCGGACTTTTTCCACCTCCTCGCGGGTGCGATATTTCGCGGGGTCCGACATCGAGTGGCCGCGGTAGCGATAGGTCTGCATCTCCAGGATGAAGGGGCCGTTGCCGGCGCGGCACCAGGCGACCGCCTCATCCGCGGCGGCCTTGACCGCGCGGACGTCCATGCCGTCGACCTGCTTGCCGGGGATGTTGAAGGAGGCGCCACGCTTGGAGAAATCCGACTGCGCGGAAGCGCGCGACACCGAGGTGCCCATGGCGTAGCGGTTGTTCTCGATCACATAGATCACCGGGAGCTTCCACAGCTCCGCCATATTGAAGCTTTCGTAGACCTGGCCCTGGTTGGCGGCGCCATCGCCGAAATAGGCGAGCGAGACATTGTCGTTGCCGCGGTAGCGGTTGGCGAAAGCAAGGCCGGTGCCGAGCGAAACCTGGGCGCCGACGATGCCGTGGCCGCCGTAGAAATTCTTCTCCATGCTGAACATGTGCATGGAGCCGCCCTTGCCCTTGGAGTAGCCGCCGCGGCGGCCAGTGAGTTCGGCCATGACGCCGTTGGCGGACATCCCGCAAGCCAACATATGGCCGTGATCACGGTATCCAGTTATGACCTGATCGCCCTGCTTCAGGGCCATCTGCATCCCGACCACGACTGCTTCCTGGCCGATATAGAGGTGGCAGAAACCGCCGATCGCACCCATGCCGTAGAGCTGGCCGGCCTTCTCCTCGAAGCGGCGGATCAGCAGCATGTCCCGCAGCGCACCCAATTCCTGCGCCTTGGTGAATTCCGGTGGGGATTCGATTGCCTTCTCCTGTCCAGCTTCCTTCGCGACGACGCTTTTCTTGGGTGCAGCCATGGCAATTCCGGGGGTGAGAAGAGAGACGGGATCAGCCCTCTCTATCCCAACTCAAACCGCCGTGAAAGGATTGCGTGCGCTGGAGAAAATATTGCTATGCCGCACTGCAACGTGGCGGGACATTTTCGAAATTGATTTTGCAGTTTTTTGAAATTTGCGGACCGGGACGGAAGTATCGTGCCGACAATTGCGCTGTTGATGACACCGGCTTGAAAATCAGTTCGGCTTGATGGTCCGGATCAGGTCGCGCGGATTGGCGTAGTCGAGCTGGAAGCGCGCGCGCTCGTCCAGCATGTCGGGGTCGACCCGGTCGGAGCGCAAGAGCGATACCCGCTGCTCGCCCTCTGCCCGCTCCCGCTTCAACCGCGCCAGTTCCGAGGTGAGCGCGATGATCTCCTGATCGAGCTCCTGGCGCGCGTTCAGGCCGTATTTGCCGGTATAGGCGTTGATGCCGAAATAGCTGACCATCAACGCCGCCACCGTGTAGAGGGCGAGGCCGGTCAGGATGGATTTCAATCGGGTGCGGGAGACCATGCGCCAAAGATGCGACGGTCCGGTTAATGGAATGCTAAGGCCGGGGGCTTCATTGGCCCCCCGTCATTGCGAGCGAAGCGAAGCAATCCATCTCACCGCGGAAAGAAAGACTGGATTGCTTCGTCGCTGTCGCTCCTCGCAATGACGGCGAGAGAGTTCGCGCACCTCGCAATGACGGAGGAGAGACCGCTTACCTGTTCTGCTTCTCGATGAACGCCGCAAACGCGTCGAGATATTGCTGCAGCAGCTTCTGCACCGATTCCTTGGTGAGCTGGCCCTTGTCGTCGAAGGCGTCGCCGATGGCGTTCAAATAGATTTCAGGCTGGCCGAGGATCGGGCCGGAAATGCCGGGCAGGATGTTCTGCAGATGCTTGGCCGCGCTTACGCCGCCCAGCGCGCCCGGCGAGTTGCTGATGATGCCGGTCGGCTTGCCGAGGAACGAGCTCTTGCCGTAGGGGCGCGAGGCGACGTCGATGGCGTTCTTCAGGACGCCGGGGATCGAGCGGTTATATTCGGGCGTCACGAACAGCACGCCGTTCGACTTCTGCAGCTTTTCGCGGAACGCCAGCCAGTCGGCGGGGGGATTGGCTTCGAGGTCCTGATTGAAAAAGGAAATGCTTTCGAGCGTGGTCACGTCAAGCTTGAGGGACGCCGGCGCCAGCTTGGCGAGCGCGTTGGCGACCTTGAGCGAAAAGCTCTCCTTGCGGAGCGAGCCGACGATCGTGACGATGGTATGCGTAGCCATTTCGATATCCCTGTTGAAGCGGAAGCGCCTGCCTTCCCTTACGCCAAATCACCAGAAAGATGCAAGTGCATGAATTAGCCTTTATGGGTTCGGCGGCGCCCGTTCGGCTAGGCTCCCGACTACTTCGTTTTCCGGCCCGCCTGCGGTTCGGGTCAGCCAGCGCCTTCATCGCGCGGCCATTGGGACAGAAATCCTCTGCATGGAACCAGCAGTTCTACGGTCTAGATCGCCCCGACAACAGTGTTAGCGTGCGCCGCTCCACGGAGGGGGCTATCATGCGAAATCGAATGTCGGCGGCAACGCCAAGGTCACGGTTTGACGTTGCGAAGGCCTATCTGGAATTGCAACAGATCAGGCGCGCCGTCGAACGCGAAGAAGCGGCAGCGCATGCCATGCGAACGCTCCATCCGAAAAGAAAACCAGCGGACGCCGGATCGAAATCACAACGATAATTCCGCGATCTTCTATCTCAGATCATGCAGAACAGGCCGTCCTCTCGGGCGGCCTGCTCTGTTGATGGGTAGAAAAGCGCAGCAGCATCAGCCCTTGTTCGGATTGATGAGGAATTTCTCGCCGGTGGAGCGCTTGTTGTAGACGGCGATATTGGAGAGCTGCAGCGCCTCCTGCAGCGACACCACCTGCGTGTAATGGCTCGCAAACGTGGACTTGAGTTCGGACGCCACGCGCTGGCGCAGGCGGCCGATTTCGGCGGGGCCGATCTTCTGCAGGAACGGCGTCAACAGCCAGCCGCCGACACCCCAGGTCAGGCCGAAGGCACGGCTCAATTCGGTCGGGCGGTTGTCGAGGCTGCCGTAAATATAGACCTGCTTGTACACGTTCGAGCCGTAGCGGCTGTATTCCTTGGCGGTCTTGTTGGCTGCCATCTCCATGGCGGTGAGGATCTGGCTTGCGAGCTTGCCGCCGCCGATGGCGTCGAAGGCGATGGTGGCGCCGGTCTCGACCAGTGCATTGGTGAGATCATCCATGAAGCTCGGCGCAGTGGAATCGACGACATATTTGGCGCCGATCTGGTGCAGGATATCGGCCTGCTCCTTGCTGCGTACGATGTTGACGAGGCCGATGCCGTCCTTGATGCAGATCTTGTTGAGCATCTGGCCGAGGTTGGAGGCGGCGGCCGTGTGCACCAGCGCCTTGTGATTTTCGCGCCGCATCGTTTCGGTCATACCGAGCGCGGTCAGCGGATTGACGAACCATGATGCGCCGTCGGCGGGCGTGGTGCCCTCAGGCAATTCCATCACGTCCCGCACCCTGATGGTGCGGTACTGCGTGTACATGGCGCCGCCGATCATCGAGACGGTCTTCCCCATCAGCGCCTTGGCGCCGTCCGAGGAGCCGGTCCGGATCACGACGCCGGCGCCTTCATTGCCCGCAGGAAGCGACTGATCGAGCCGTGCCGCCATCATCCGCATCGCCGCGTCAGGCATCTTCGCGGTGACGACGGGCGCGTCCTTGCTGCCGGATTCCTTGGCGGTCGACATGTCGGCCGGGCCGATCAAAAGCCCGAGATCGGACGGGTTGATCGGCGTCGCCTCGACCCGGACCACGACCTCGTCGTCGGCCGGGTCAGGCGTCGGGACGTTCGCCAGCGACAGTTCGAGTTCGCCGCTCTTCTTGAGCAGCGTACGCAGTTGAAGCCCGCTGTTGCCGTCACTCATCGTAATCCCTCCCCTGGTGCTCGTTCTATCTGGATGCGCCGGCGCGTTACGCCAAGGCCTTCAGCGCCGATTTGCCGGCATATATCGCCTGCTTGCCGAGCTGCTGCTCGATGCGCAGGAGCTGGTTATATTTGGCGGTGCGGTCGGAGCGCGCCAGCGAGCCGGTTTTGATCTGGCCGCAATTGGTGGCGACCGCGAGGTCGGCGATGGTGGAATCCTCGGTCTCGCCGGAGCGATGCGACATCACGGAGGTGTAGCCGTATTTGTGGGCCAGCTCGACGGCGGCGAGCGTCTCGGTCAGCGTGCCGATCTGGTTGACCTTGATCAGGATAGAGTTGGCGCGGCCATTCTTGATACCGTCGGCCAGCCGCGTGACGTTGGTGACGAACAGGTCGTCGCCGACGAGCTGGCACTTCTTGCCGATCAGGTCGGTCAGCTCCTTCCAGCCTTCCATGTCGTCTTCGGACATGCCGTCCTCGATGGTGACGATCGGATAGCGCGAGACGAGATCGGCGAGGTATTTCGCCTGCTCGGAGCGCGAGCGGGTCTTGTTCTCGCCGCCATAGACGTAAGCACCGTCTTTGAAGAACTCGGTCGCGGCGCAATCGAGCCCGAGCATCACGTCGCCGCCGGCCTTGTAGCCGGCCTTGCCGATTGCGCTGACAACGAATTCGAGGGCTGCATCCGCCGACGGCAGGTTCGGCGCAAAGCCGCCCTCGTCGCCGACATTGGTGTTGTGTCCCGCCTTCTTCAATTCGCTACGCAGCGTGTGGAAGATTTCCGAGCCGCAGCGCAGTGCTTCGGCAAAGCTCGCCGCGCCGACCGGCAGGATCATGAATTCCTGGAAGTCGATCGGGTTGTCGGCGTGCGCGCCGCCATTGATGATGTTCATCATCGGCACCGGCAGCGTCCGCGCCGAGGTGCCGCCGACATAGCGATAGAGTGGCATGTCGAAGGATTCGGCGGCCGCCTTGGCGCAGGCCAGCGAGACCCCGAGGATGGCGTTGGCCCCTAACCGGCTCTTGTTCGGCGTGCCGTCAAGATCGATCATGATCTGGTCGAGATGGACCTGGTCCTCGACCGCGTGATCGCTGAGCGCTTCGGAAATCTCGCCGTTGACGGCCTCAACCGCCTTCTGCACACCCTTGCCGAGATAGCGCTTCTTGTCGCCGTCCCTGAGTTCAACCGCTTCATGCGCGCCGGTCGAAGCGCCCGACGGGACCGCCGCGCGGCCGATCGAGCCGTCTTCCAGCACCACATCGACTTCAACGGTGGGGTTGCCACGGCTATCGAGAATTTCACGGCCAATGATGTCGACGATGGCGGTCATGTCTAAAACTTTCCTGGGAGTGGGTGGTCCGGTTTCGGGGGCGTCTTACACGGCAAGCAAGCAAATGTGAACGCTTGACCGCCGGGCTTTTCCGGACGGCCAAAACCCGTCAGGATAGACTGATCCAAGGTCGATATCGGCGTCCAAACCTTCACGTTCACAAGCCGGGGTAACGCAATGAATCGCCGCCAGTTTCTTGGAACCGCCGCCATTGGCATCCTCGCCGCGCCCGCCCTGTTGCGAAGGGCCGCCGCCCAGGAAGGCCCGTTCCGCGTCAAATATTATCCGGTCGCCGCGGGCATGGGCTCGCGCGACACCACCCCGGCCCCCGACGGCACGATCTGGTTCTGCGGCCAGCGCAACGGCACGCTGGGCCGGCTCGATCCGCGCGACGGCTCCTACAAACTGGTCGATCTCGGCAAGGGCGCTGCGCCCCATGGCGTGATCATCGGCCCGGATGGCGCACCCTGGGTCACCGAGGGCGGACAGAATGCGATCGCGCGTGTCGACCCAGCGGACCACAAGGTGACGTTGTTCCGCCTGCCTGAAAAGGAGGCATACGCCAATCTCAACACGGCCGTGTTCGACAAGAACGGCATCTACTGGTTCACCGGCCAGTCCGGCATCTATGGCCGGCTCGATCCGAAATCGGGCGACATGACCGTGTTCAAGTCGCCGCGCGGCCGCGGCACCTACGGCATGACCATCACGCCGAAAGGCGACATCTGGTACGCCTCGCTCGCCGGCAATCACATCGCCAAAATCGATCCGGCGACCGGCAACGCGACCGTGGTGGAGCCGCCAACGCCGAGCCAGGGCGCACGGCGGGTGTGGTCGGATTCGAAGGGCCGGATCTGGGTCAGCGAGTGGAACAGCGGCAATGTGTCAGTGCACGATCCCGCCGACGGCTCCTGGAAGGCGTGGAAACTGCCGGGCAGCAATCCCCGCACCTATGCGGTCTATGTCGACGACAAGGACAAGGTCTGGCTCACCGATTTCGGCGCCAATGCCATCGTGCGCTTCGATCCCGTGACCGAAAAGTTCAACGCATTCCCCAGCGACAAAGCGGGCGCGAATGTGCGCCAGCTCGACGGCCGGCCTGGCGAGACCTGGGGCGGCGAATCCGGCAATGACCGGCTTGTGATGATCCAGACGGTCGCGCCTGCGTGAGATTGCTTGCGGTCCTGCTGCTTGTCACGATCCTGCTGCCGCCGTCCGCGATGGCGGAAGACGGCGCACAGGCGTTCACCCCCTGCCGCGCCTGCCATAGCCTCGATCCGGCCGAGCGCAACCTGCCCGGCCCCAATCTCTCAGGCGTGATCGGACGCGCGGTCGGTAGCGATGCCGGATTCGACTACTCGCCAGTGCTACGCAAGGCGCGCGACGACGGCTTGCGCTGGGATGCGAAGCGGCTGGAAACCTTCCTTGCCGATCCCGCGGCGATGTTTCCGGGATTATGGATGTCGATGCGCGGCATCGAGAACGCCGCCGAACGGCAGGCGCTGGCGAAGTTTCTCGCCGACCCCGCCTCGCGCTGACAGTTGACGGCCACGCTTGTTGCGTCCATGCCAGCCCTCGCAACAGGACGATCATGATGGCCAAGAAATCATCGCAGGAATCATTGCCAACATCATTGCAGCTCGGCCGCGCCGTGGAATGGCCGGATAGCCCGGAGAAGGCAAAGCTCGACCGCGTGCCCAATCCGCAAGCCGGCACCAATTATCTGGTCCGCTTCACCGTGCCGGAATTCACCTCGATCTGCCCGGTGACGGGCCAGCCGGATTTCGCGCATCTCGTGATCGACTATGCGCCCGGGCAATGGCTGCTGGAATCCAAATCGCTAAAACTCTATGTCGCGAGCTTTCGCAATCACGGCGCGTTTCACGAGGATTGCACGATCATGATCGGCAAGCGGATCGCGGCTGAGATCAAGCCGAAATGGCTGCGCATCGGCGGCTACTGGTATCCGCGCGGCGGCATCCCGATCGACGTGTTCTGGCAGACCGGAAAGTTGCCGAAGGACATGTGGGTCCCCGACCAGGGCGTCGCGCCCTATCGCGGGCGGGGCTGACGCATCGTATGCCCGCGCCCTTCGGAGCGGGTCAAAGGTCGGGATCGAACCAGAAATTGTCAGGCAAATCGGTCAGATCATCCGTGACGCTGGATGCGCCTGTGAAATCCTCGTCTCGAAAGTACAGACTGCGCGTAATCAGGACCGGGGCGCCGGCAGAGGCCGCGGCGACCAGGCCATTGCGGGAGTCCTCGATGGCCAGGCAGGACACGGCAGGAAGACCGAGAACGTCGAGAGCCGTGTGATAGGCGTCCGGTGCCGGCTTCTTGTTGGGCACGTCTTCCCCGGAAACGATCACGTCGAAATTCCGATTCCAGTCCGGTCCCAGATTTTGGCTCAGTAGTGCGCCAATATTGTCCCGCGACGTGGTCGTAACAATCGCCAGCCGCAACCGTCCGTCGCGGGCTCGAACGATCAGGTCCGCCACTCCCGGTCGCAGTCCGCAGGCGCCGCTGCCAACCAGTTCTGCATATCGGCGCGTCTTGAAGCGGTGCAGTTCGTTGATGCGACTGTCTGACAGATCGAAGCGATCCTCGGAGAGCGACTCCCAAAAATACCGGATGCGCTCTCTTCCGCCTGCGATCCGCAGCAGCTTGCCGTAAGTTGCGACATCCCAGCTCCACGGCAGATCGAAATGGCTGAACGCTTCATTGAATGCGCGTCGATGAAATTCCTCGGTCTCCGCCATGGTTCCGTCGACGTCGAACATGATGGCCCTGAACCTGTTCAACTCGGCCTCGCTCCCAGTTGCGGCCTGGCATTTGGCGGAGCGCCAACGCCCCGTTCGAGATCACGAAGTAAAATTGGCCCGTGCGGCTCGGAATTGCGATTTTGAAATTCTGATGGGCAGCAAAATTTTTGCTGATAGCGCCTGCGTCCTCCGCTGCTTGAACCGGAAGGCCGACCAACCGCTCCACCGAAGCAGGCGGTCCTACGTCGACGGTGCATCCGCCGGCCGCGTCTGGCGCAACAGATTGGCGCAG encodes the following:
- the pdhA gene encoding pyruvate dehydrogenase (acetyl-transferring) E1 component subunit alpha; protein product: MAAPKKSVVAKEAGQEKAIESPPEFTKAQELGALRDMLLIRRFEEKAGQLYGMGAIGGFCHLYIGQEAVVVGMQMALKQGDQVITGYRDHGHMLACGMSANGVMAELTGRRGGYSKGKGGSMHMFSMEKNFYGGHGIVGAQVSLGTGLAFANRYRGNDNVSLAYFGDGAANQGQVYESFNMAELWKLPVIYVIENNRYAMGTSVSRASAQSDFSKRGASFNIPGKQVDGMDVRAVKAAADEAVAWCRAGNGPFILEMQTYRYRGHSMSDPAKYRTREEVEKVRHDSDPIEQVRSRLLAAKVTEEELKKIDAEVREIVNASADFAQRDPEPDVSELWTDIYR
- a CDS encoding FtsB family cell division protein, yielding MVSRTRLKSILTGLALYTVAALMVSYFGINAYTGKYGLNARQELDQEIIALTSELARLKRERAEGEQRVSLLRSDRVDPDMLDERARFQLDYANPRDLIRTIKPN
- a CDS encoding pyruvate dehydrogenase complex E1 component subunit beta → MPIQVLMPALSPTMEKGNLAKWLKKEGETIKSGDVIAEIETDKATMEVEATDEGTLGKILIPEGTADVAVNTPIAMILADGENAAELAKAPAPAARAAESAPPVEAKAEAPQPKAAHHPTAPVSVSEPEPEVPAGTEFITQTIREALRDAMAEEMRRDGDVFIMGEEVAEYQGAYKVTQGLLQEFGARRVIDTPITEHGFAGVGVGAAMTGLKPIVEFMTFNFAMQAIDQIINSAAKTLYMSGGQMGCSIVFRGPNGAAARVAAQHSQDYSAWYSQIPGLKVIAPFSAADYKGLLKAAIRDPNPVIFLENEVLYGHTGEVPKLDDYVVPIGKARVVRKGKDVTIVSWSMGMTYALKAADELAKEGIEAEVIDLRTLRPMDTETIIASVQKTGRAVTVEEGWQQSGVGAEIAARIMEHAFDYLDAPVARVSGKDVPMPYAANLEKLALPSVAEVVAAAKAVSYR
- a CDS encoding pyruvate dehydrogenase complex dihydrolipoamide acetyltransferase gives rise to the protein MPINILMPALSPTMEKGNLAKWLKKEGDKVKSGDVIAEIETDKATMEVEAVDEGTIAKILVPEGTQDVPVNDVIAVMAGDGEDVKAASAGAGAAPAAKPAEAPKEAPKPAAAAPAPAPAAAPAPAPQAAAAPSKGNGHARIFSSPLARRLAKDAGIDLSRITGSGPHGRVVARDVEDAKSGKGLKAPGAAPAAGPALAPSMSDKQILALFEEGAYEIVPHDGMRRTIAQRLTASVQTVPVFYLTMDCDIGKLLVAREEINAAAPKDKEKKPAYKLSVNDFVIKAMAVALQRIPNCNVSWTEGGMLKHKHSDIGVAVAMPGGLITPIIRKAETKTLSTISSEMKDFAARARARKLKPEEYQGGTTAVSNLGMYGINHFTAVINPPHATILAVGTSEERPVVRDGKIEIAQMMSVTLSCDHRAIDGALGAELIGAFKQLIENPVMMMV
- a CDS encoding zinc-binding dehydrogenase — translated: MSDGNSGLQLRTLLKKSGELELSLANVPTPDPADDEVVVRVEATPINPSDLGLLIGPADMSTAKESGSKDAPVVTAKMPDAAMRMMAARLDQSLPAGNEGAGVVIRTGSSDGAKALMGKTVSMIGGAMYTQYRTIRVRDVMELPEGTTPADGASWFVNPLTALGMTETMRRENHKALVHTAAASNLGQMLNKICIKDGIGLVNIVRSKEQADILHQIGAKYVVDSTAPSFMDDLTNALVETGATIAFDAIGGGKLASQILTAMEMAANKTAKEYSRYGSNVYKQVYIYGSLDNRPTELSRAFGLTWGVGGWLLTPFLQKIGPAEIGRLRQRVASELKSTFASHYTQVVSLQEALQLSNIAVYNKRSTGEKFLINPNKG
- a CDS encoding DUF5076 domain-containing protein codes for the protein MAGPSEQPLPPDVMGRDDAVEVLRAFVVDGGLSIAFQRAFEEPDMWGLMLVDIARHAARAYARESGYTEDEALARIVDMFEAEINRPTDTGSTTPRSQQGH
- a CDS encoding NADPH-dependent FMN reductase encodes the protein MATHTIVTIVGSLRKESFSLKVANALAKLAPASLKLDVTTLESISFFNQDLEANPPADWLAFREKLQKSNGVLFVTPEYNRSIPGVLKNAIDVASRPYGKSSFLGKPTGIISNSPGALGGVSAAKHLQNILPGISGPILGQPEIYLNAIGDAFDDKGQLTKESVQKLLQQYLDAFAAFIEKQNR
- the lpdA gene encoding dihydrolipoyl dehydrogenase, whose amino-acid sequence is MADTSFDVIIIGSGPGGYVTAIRAAQLGFKTAIIEKSYLGGICLNWGCIPTKALLRSAEIYHYMQHAKDYGLSAEKVSFDPKAVVQRSRGVSKRLNDGVGFLMRKNKVTVIWGDASIDAPGKVTVKKSAVEAPKGTLGEGAYQAKHIIIATGARPRVLPGLEPDKKLVWTYFEAMVPDRMPKSLLVVGSGAIGIEFASFFHTMGADVTVVEVLPQILPVEDAEIAGLAQKRFEKMGIKILSNTKVTKLEKKADSVVATIDDGKKPQTVEFERVISAVGVVGNVEGLGLEKVGVKTDRGVVVIDGYGKTNVPGIYAIGDVAGPPMLAHKAEHEGVVCIEAIKGLHPHAMDKNLIPGCTYCHPQIASVGLTEAKAKEGGREIRVGRFPFVGNGKAIALGEDQGLIKVIFDKKTGQLLGAHMIGAEVTELIQGYVVAMNLETTEEELMHTVFPHPTLSEMMKEAVLDAYGRVLNM